The Coffea eugenioides isolate CCC68of chromosome 8, Ceug_1.0, whole genome shotgun sequence genome has a segment encoding these proteins:
- the LOC113780045 gene encoding disease resistance protein RPM1-like, whose protein sequence is MAESVVGFLIKQLSTLLSQESTLLGGLRPDVQFIKDELGDMNAFLRQAEAKEDNDSQLQQWVKQVREVAYDIEDVLDDFAFRFARGHADGFFGRVEKIYSSTKNLKARHRISLEIKDIKARVVEISARHQRYQSLYGTQEIGPRSSHVANADCDIRDQALLIEEAKLVGIDQPKKELISKILDDHSHLKVVSVVGMGGLGKTTLAKKVYDDAAVKKQFQSHAWITVSQNFQFKVIIKNLIQQLYEEIRQPVPPQVDSMEGIRLSEFVRDFLKERRYILVLDDVWSQNAWETIKYVFPDCNTASRVVLTTRITDVASASCLASHDFVHEMKPLSYEDSWTLFCNRTFQSNGCPSNLEEVCRKILKKCEGLPLGIVTMGGVLALKDKDRIDEWEMIFRGFGSEVDGSGKLDRIRKILLLSYSDLPHHLKNCLLYLSIYPEDHPINVEILLGKWIALGFIEEKKE, encoded by the coding sequence ATGGCTGAGAGTGTTGTAGGCTTTCTAATTAAGCAGCTCTCCACCTTACTTTCCCAAGAGAGCACGCTTTTGGGTGGACTTCGACCAGATGTTCAGTTCATCAAAGATGAACTCGGCGACATGAATGCTTTCCTCAGACAAGCTGAAGCGAAGGAGGACAATGACTCTCAACTCCAACAATGGGTCAAGCAGGTTCGAGAAGTTGCTTATGATATAGAGGATGTTCTCGATGATTTTGCCTTCCGCTTTGCTCGTGGACACGCGGATGGATTCTTTGGCCGTGTTGAAAAGATCTACAGCTCAACAAAAAATCTGAAAGCCCGCCATCGGATTTCTTTGGAGATAAAAGATATCAAGGCCAGAGTTGTAGAGATTTCTGCAAGGCATCAGAGGTACCAGTCCTTGTATGGTACTCAAGAAATAGGCCCCCGCTCTTCGCACGTGGCAAACGCAGATTGTGATATTCGTGATCAAGCACTCCTGATTGAAGAGGCTAAGCTTGTTGGCATCGATCAGCCCAAAAAAGAGCTCATCTCCAAAATCCTTGATGACCATTCCCACTTGAAAGTAGTTTCAGTGGTGGGAATGGGGGGACTCGGTAAAACCACCCTGGCGAAAAAGGTCTACGATGATGCTGCAGTGAAGAAACAATTTCAGAGCCATGCTTGGATAActgtttctcaaaattttcaattcaaaGTCATCATCAAGAACTTGATTCAACAATTGTACGAGGAAATCAGACAGCCGGTCCCTCCGCAAGTGGATTCCATGGAAGGTATTAGGCTCAGCGAATTTGTCAGAGACTTCCTCAAAGAAAGAAGGTACATCCTTGTCCTTGATGATGTGTGGAGTCAAAATGCTTGGGAAACTATCAAATATGTATTTCCTGACTGCAATACTGCTAGTCGTGTTGTGTTGACAACACGAATTACCGATGTAGCTTCTGCATCCTGTTTGGCATCCCATGACTTTGTCCATGAGATGAAGCCCCTCTCTTATGAAGATTCTTGGACTCTTTTTTGCAATAGAACATTTCAAAGTAATGGTTGCCCTTCAAATCTAGAAGAAGTTTGtagaaaaatactaaaaaaatgtGAGGGCCTACCACTTGGAATTGTAACAATGGGTGGTGTTTTGGCTCTGAAGGACAAGGACAGGATAGATGAATGGGAGATGATTTTTCGTGGCTTTGGCAGTGAGGTAGATGGTAGCGGTAAGCTTGATAGAATTAGAAAGATACTCTTACTTAGCTACAGTGATTTGCCTCACCATCTCAAAAACTGCCTATTATATCTAAGTATCTATCCTGAAGATCATCCAATTAATGTcgaaattttacttggtaaATGGATAGCACTAGGATTTATAGAAGAGAAGAAGGAATGA